Proteins encoded by one window of Azoarcus sp. PA01:
- a CDS encoding glycosyltransferase: protein MKYAASLIYRLIVALILAGLVAGAQYLVAERWNRGTEFIGAGNSIRGYAYSPFQRDQSPLKGTYPTEAEIGADLDLLAQTGERIRTYGSTEVPAIARLAGDRRLSVTAGAWLSPDPQANEREIDALVESARQMRHIERVIVGNEVLLRGDLSVAELSAYLDKTRKALRRLKVPVSTAEPWHVWLKNPELAKSVDFITVHLLPYHEGVPVESAVEYVMMRYDELVKAFPRKKIVIGEVGWPSRGPVMNSFGAEETTSVPSVENEARFIREFLAHPRSPALDYFIMEAIDQPWKIQLEGWAGAYWGMFNAERQAKFPLEGLVVQDIRWHEKARMAALIALVPMFLICFLLRDWSILGRLWLSALIQACAVTLVIGANVPADYYLTKRDLVGLMMLIGATVLTIAVLLSHGFEFGEVLFKRRWKRRFLPLTPLATEREPFVSIHLACCNEPPEMVIATIDSLAAMEYGNFEVLVLDNNTKDEALWKPLEARCAELGPRFRFFHLDNWPGFKAGALNFGLKQTDPRAEVVGVVDADYVVSPDWLSCLIPHFDAADVAVVQAPQAHRDWETQPFRRMCNWEFDGFFRIGMHHRNERNALIQHGTMTLVRRLALEEVGGWSEWCICEDTELGLRLIEKGYDTRYVDHVLGRGLTPSDFAAIKSQRFRWAFGAMQILKHHLPAMLGPSRLNLAQRYHFLTGWFAWLGDALQLVFVFASLAWTIGMLYMPQEFGLPVSALALPILAFMAFKGGLGPILYRRTMDAPWKDILGASILSVGMAHAIARGVFAGLVKRRGEFVRTPKGWKDKGTLAFFSPIREEIGLLVALILGAVVLVWLRGAQDLEAQLWVGILALQCIPYLAAIACQVASYMPERPAATIEPAPETRPSASVTPITEASPAPIVEVETMRARG from the coding sequence ATGAAATACGCCGCTTCGCTGATTTACCGTCTGATCGTAGCGTTGATTCTTGCCGGCCTGGTCGCCGGCGCCCAATACCTCGTCGCGGAGCGGTGGAACCGCGGCACCGAGTTCATCGGCGCCGGCAACAGTATTCGTGGTTATGCCTACAGCCCTTTCCAGCGTGACCAGAGCCCGCTGAAAGGGACTTATCCGACCGAAGCCGAAATCGGCGCCGACCTCGACCTGCTCGCGCAGACGGGCGAGCGCATCCGCACCTACGGCAGCACGGAAGTTCCGGCGATCGCGCGGCTGGCGGGGGATCGCCGGCTGAGCGTCACGGCCGGCGCGTGGCTGTCACCGGACCCGCAAGCCAACGAGCGCGAGATCGACGCGCTGGTCGAGTCCGCACGCCAGATGCGACACATCGAGCGCGTGATCGTCGGCAACGAAGTGCTGCTGCGCGGCGACCTGAGCGTCGCCGAGCTTTCCGCCTATCTCGACAAGACGCGCAAGGCGCTGCGACGGCTGAAAGTCCCGGTATCGACGGCCGAGCCGTGGCACGTGTGGCTGAAGAACCCGGAACTGGCGAAAAGCGTCGATTTCATCACTGTCCACCTGCTGCCCTACCACGAAGGGGTGCCGGTCGAATCCGCGGTCGAATACGTGATGATGCGCTACGACGAACTGGTGAAAGCGTTCCCGCGAAAGAAGATCGTCATCGGTGAAGTCGGCTGGCCGAGCCGCGGTCCGGTGATGAACAGTTTCGGCGCGGAGGAAACGACCTCGGTGCCGTCGGTGGAAAACGAGGCTCGGTTCATCCGCGAGTTCCTCGCCCATCCGCGCAGCCCGGCGCTCGACTACTTCATCATGGAAGCGATCGACCAGCCGTGGAAGATTCAGCTCGAAGGCTGGGCCGGTGCCTACTGGGGCATGTTCAACGCCGAGCGTCAGGCGAAGTTCCCGCTCGAAGGCCTTGTCGTGCAGGACATCCGCTGGCACGAGAAGGCGCGAATGGCCGCGCTGATCGCGCTCGTGCCGATGTTCCTGATCTGTTTCCTGCTGCGCGACTGGAGCATCCTCGGACGGCTGTGGCTCTCGGCGCTGATCCAGGCCTGTGCGGTGACGCTGGTGATCGGTGCGAACGTGCCGGCCGATTACTACCTGACGAAGCGCGACCTGGTCGGGCTGATGATGCTGATCGGCGCGACCGTGTTGACGATCGCGGTGCTGCTGTCGCACGGTTTCGAATTCGGCGAGGTGCTCTTCAAGCGACGCTGGAAGCGCCGCTTCCTGCCGCTCACGCCGCTTGCGACCGAACGCGAACCGTTCGTGTCGATCCATCTGGCCTGCTGCAACGAGCCGCCGGAGATGGTGATCGCGACGATCGACAGCCTCGCGGCTATGGAGTACGGCAATTTCGAAGTGCTGGTGCTCGACAACAACACGAAGGACGAGGCGCTGTGGAAGCCGCTCGAAGCACGCTGCGCCGAGCTCGGCCCGCGCTTCCGCTTCTTCCACCTCGACAACTGGCCGGGATTCAAGGCCGGGGCGCTGAACTTCGGCCTCAAGCAAACCGACCCGCGCGCCGAAGTCGTGGGCGTCGTCGACGCGGACTATGTCGTCTCCCCCGACTGGCTGTCCTGTCTGATTCCGCACTTCGATGCCGCCGACGTCGCCGTCGTGCAGGCGCCGCAGGCGCACCGCGACTGGGAAACCCAGCCGTTCCGCCGCATGTGCAACTGGGAGTTCGACGGCTTCTTCCGCATCGGCATGCATCACCGCAACGAGCGCAACGCGCTGATCCAGCACGGCACGATGACGCTGGTGCGCCGCCTCGCGCTCGAGGAAGTCGGTGGCTGGTCGGAATGGTGCATCTGCGAGGACACCGAACTCGGGCTGCGCCTGATCGAAAAAGGCTACGACACGCGCTACGTCGACCACGTCCTCGGCCGCGGCCTGACGCCGTCGGACTTCGCCGCGATCAAGAGCCAGCGCTTCCGCTGGGCCTTCGGCGCAATGCAGATCCTCAAGCATCACCTGCCCGCGATGCTCGGCCCGAGCCGGCTGAACCTCGCGCAACGCTACCATTTCCTCACCGGATGGTTCGCGTGGCTGGGGGATGCGCTGCAGCTCGTGTTCGTTTTCGCGAGCCTAGCGTGGACGATCGGCATGCTGTACATGCCCCAGGAGTTCGGCCTGCCGGTGTCGGCGCTGGCGCTGCCGATCCTCGCGTTCATGGCGTTCAAGGGCGGCCTCGGACCGATCCTGTACCGGCGCACGATGGATGCGCCGTGGAAGGACATCCTCGGCGCATCGATCCTGTCGGTCGGCATGGCGCACGCGATCGCCCGCGGGGTGTTCGCGGGTCTGGTCAAGCGGCGCGGGGAATTCGTGCGCACGCCGAAGGGGTGGAAGGACAAGGGGACGCTCGCATTCTTCTCGCCGATCCGCGAGGAAATCGGACTGCTCGTCGCCCTGATTCTCGGCGCCGTGGTGCTGGTGTGGTTGCGCGGCGCACAGGACCTCGAAGCGCAGCTGTGGGTCGGCATCCTCGCGTTGCAGTGCATCCCCTACCTCGCCGCGATCGCCTGTCAGGTCGCTTCGTACATGCCCGAACGCCCGGCGGCGACGATCGAGCCGGCGCCCGAAACCCGGCCTTCGGCGAGCGTCACGCCGATCACGGAAGCGAGCCCGGCGCCGATCGTCGAAGTCGAGACGATGCGCGCGCGCGGCTGA